The proteins below are encoded in one region of Sulfolobus islandicus Y.N.15.51:
- the sfsA gene encoding DNA/RNA nuclease SfsA translates to MIVYQFPKLEEETVKERLNRFMVSTQSGKLCHHHDPGRLKELIYPGNKILVREVDGNKRKTSYQVTAAWNGLWVIVDSSIHNDITRKFLPNAKAEVKVGNSRIDFQDGNTFIEVKGCSLVENGVAMFPDAPTERGRRHLEELIKLKEKGYNAKLLVLVMRDDAKCFYPNERTDKKFSEKFFEALHKGVEVGECSHAVILFDIE, encoded by the coding sequence TTAAAGAAAGATTAAACAGATTTATGGTTTCAACTCAATCAGGAAAACTTTGCCATCATCATGATCCAGGCAGATTGAAGGAGTTAATTTATCCAGGGAACAAGATTTTAGTTAGAGAAGTAGACGGTAATAAGAGGAAAACTTCTTATCAAGTTACTGCAGCATGGAACGGTTTGTGGGTAATTGTTGATTCAAGTATTCATAATGATATTACAAGGAAATTCCTACCTAACGCCAAAGCTGAGGTTAAAGTAGGGAACAGTAGAATTGACTTTCAAGACGGAAACACTTTCATTGAAGTTAAGGGATGCAGTCTTGTGGAAAACGGTGTGGCAATGTTTCCAGACGCTCCAACTGAAAGGGGGAGAAGACATCTAGAAGAATTAATAAAACTTAAGGAAAAAGGATACAACGCTAAGTTATTAGTATTGGTAATGAGAGACGATGCTAAATGTTTTTATCCTAATGAGAGAACTGATAAGAAATTCTCAGAAAAGTTCTTTGAGGCTTTACACAAAGGAGTAGAGGTAGGGGAGTGTTCTCATGCAGTCATCTTATTCGATATTGAATAG